A part of Candidatus Acidiferrales bacterium genomic DNA contains:
- a CDS encoding rod shape-determining protein — protein sequence MRSVFSLFSSDLAIDLGTANTLVFAKGKGIVVNEPSIVAINKNNAEVVAVGKEAKEMLGRTPGNVVAIKPMKDGVIADFKVTEKMLTYFIQKAHNRRVLVHPRIVIGVPSEITPVEKRAVQDSAYRARASEVYLVEQAMAAAIGAGLPIEEPSGNMVVDIGGGTTDIAVISMSGIVYSRSVRVAGNEMDEAVMHYLKRKYNLLVGERTAEQIKIEIGSAYPLEKPLTLEVKGRNLIEGVPRTVTIDDSEIREALSECIATILNAIRVALERTPPELSADISDRGIVLTGGGALIKNLDKRIREETGLPVSIADDPLASVVLGTGKMLSDFRLLRLVSID from the coding sequence ATGAGATCGGTGTTTAGTCTTTTTTCGTCCGACCTCGCAATCGACTTGGGAACGGCGAACACACTCGTGTTTGCCAAAGGCAAAGGCATCGTGGTGAACGAGCCTTCGATTGTTGCGATCAACAAGAACAACGCGGAAGTCGTTGCCGTGGGCAAGGAAGCCAAGGAAATGCTCGGCCGTACACCCGGCAACGTGGTCGCAATCAAGCCGATGAAGGACGGCGTTATCGCCGACTTCAAAGTCACGGAAAAGATGCTCACGTATTTCATTCAGAAGGCGCATAACCGCCGTGTGCTGGTGCATCCGCGCATCGTCATCGGCGTGCCGAGCGAGATCACACCGGTGGAAAAACGCGCCGTGCAGGATTCGGCGTACCGGGCGCGAGCGAGCGAAGTCTACCTGGTCGAACAGGCCATGGCCGCGGCGATCGGCGCGGGACTGCCAATCGAAGAGCCCTCCGGCAATATGGTGGTGGACATCGGCGGCGGAACAACGGACATTGCGGTGATTTCGATGAGCGGAATCGTGTATTCGCGGTCGGTGCGCGTGGCCGGCAATGAAATGGACGAAGCCGTGATGCACTACCTGAAGCGAAAATACAATTTGCTCGTTGGCGAACGAACAGCGGAGCAAATCAAGATTGAAATCGGCTCGGCGTATCCCCTGGAAAAGCCGCTGACCTTGGAAGTGAAAGGCCGGAACCTGATCGAAGGCGTGCCGCGCACGGTGACCATTGATGACAGCGAAATCCGCGAAGCGCTATCCGAGTGCATCGCGACAATCTTGAATGCGATTCGCGTGGCGCTGGAACGTACGCCTCCTGAGCTTTCCGCGGATATTAGCGACCGCGGTATCGTGCTTACCGGCGGCGGCGCGCTGATCAAGAATCTGGACAAGCGCATTCGAGAAGAAACGGGGTTGCCCGTTTCCATTGCCGATGACCCGCTTGCGTCCGTCGTGCTGGGCACCGGCAAAATGCTCAGCGATTTCCGGCTGCTGCGCCTGGTATCGATCGATTAG
- a CDS encoding lactate 2-monooxygenase, with amino-acid sequence MSGESPKPARNFGLEREIEIYQRGAAAKRLSIPISLSLLEKKAKEIMDPRAYDYVAGGAGGENTMRANLEAFYRWRIVPRMLRNVSVRDMSVELLGAKLPAPVLLGPVGVQGIIHSEAEVASGRAAASLGLPFVLSTVSSRPLEEVAQAMGASPRWFQLYWGKNSELTASMLQRAERAGYSALIVTLDTSMLGWRERDLERGYLPFMLCEGLANYFTDPVFRAALREPPEKNPPEAVRLWLSIFTNTAVTWSDVAFLRGQTKLPILLKGILHPDDALRAIDCGASGVIVSNHGGRQVDGAIGALDALPGVVEAVRGKIPVLFDSGIRRGADIMKAIALGARAALVARLYIWGLGVAGEAGVRDAVLNLLADFDLSMALSGFVSPRELSPAALVRGDDESCRTLRG; translated from the coding sequence ATGTCAGGCGAGAGCCCCAAACCGGCACGGAATTTTGGCCTCGAACGTGAGATAGAAATTTATCAACGGGGTGCGGCGGCGAAGCGGCTTTCCATACCAATTTCGCTGTCTCTGCTGGAAAAGAAGGCCAAAGAAATTATGGACCCGCGCGCGTATGACTACGTTGCCGGAGGAGCAGGCGGCGAAAATACGATGCGCGCGAATCTGGAGGCTTTCTACCGCTGGCGCATCGTCCCGCGAATGTTGCGCAATGTTTCGGTTCGCGATATGAGCGTCGAACTTCTGGGAGCGAAACTTCCCGCACCTGTCCTCCTCGGCCCCGTCGGCGTGCAAGGCATCATTCACAGCGAGGCGGAAGTCGCCTCGGGGCGTGCTGCAGCGTCGCTTGGCCTGCCTTTTGTGCTAAGCACAGTTTCCTCGCGTCCCCTGGAAGAAGTGGCGCAGGCGATGGGTGCGTCGCCGCGGTGGTTTCAGCTCTACTGGGGCAAGAATTCGGAATTGACGGCGAGCATGCTGCAGCGCGCCGAACGAGCTGGGTATTCGGCGCTGATCGTGACGCTGGACACGTCGATGCTTGGTTGGCGGGAGCGCGACCTGGAGCGCGGCTACTTGCCATTCATGCTGTGCGAAGGGCTCGCGAATTATTTCACAGACCCTGTGTTTCGAGCGGCGTTGCGCGAGCCTCCAGAAAAAAATCCTCCGGAAGCCGTGCGGCTGTGGCTGAGCATCTTCACGAATACGGCGGTAACGTGGAGCGACGTTGCCTTTCTGCGAGGGCAGACGAAACTCCCGATCCTGCTCAAAGGCATCCTGCACCCGGATGACGCCTTGCGCGCGATCGATTGCGGCGCGAGCGGCGTGATTGTTTCAAATCACGGCGGCCGGCAGGTTGATGGTGCGATTGGCGCGCTCGATGCGCTTCCTGGTGTGGTTGAAGCAGTTCGCGGCAAAATTCCCGTGCTATTCGACAGTGGCATTCGCCGCGGTGCGGACATAATGAAAGCGATTGCTCTCGGCGCGCGCGCGGCGCTGGTCGCGAGACTATACATCTGGGGGCTTGGCGTGGCGGGCGAAGCTGGTGTACGCGATGCCGTGCTCAATCTGCTCGCGGATTTTGATCTGTCGATGGCGCTGAGCGGATTCGTATCTCCGCGTGAGCTTTCGCCGGCTGCGCTAGTGCGCGGAGATGACGAAAGCTGCAGAACTCTCCGCGGATAA
- a CDS encoding tetratricopeptide repeat protein, whose translation MAKHISRQELKTDQVQEALSHSAEAVLSHKTALIYGALIVIVVGGAIFGWRFYTQRQTVKAAAGFSDAMQVFQAPVIGAGQAPEPNQISYSDSAKKYQDALKKFQDVASHYGNTRPGQLAHYYAALCFERLNQDAQAISQLSSVQNSPDQDFAAMARFELAQIYDRDGKGDQAVQLYNELMKNPSVLVPEPEVMLALAQHYRQTNPAQAAKLYNQIKAQYPDSGAADQADQQLALIPAGKS comes from the coding sequence GTGGCGAAGCATATTTCACGTCAGGAATTGAAGACGGATCAGGTTCAAGAGGCGCTGTCACACAGCGCCGAAGCGGTATTGTCGCACAAGACGGCGCTGATCTACGGGGCGCTGATTGTTATCGTCGTTGGCGGAGCGATTTTCGGCTGGAGATTCTATACGCAACGGCAGACCGTGAAAGCGGCGGCGGGATTCAGCGACGCGATGCAGGTTTTCCAAGCGCCGGTCATTGGCGCAGGCCAGGCGCCGGAACCGAACCAGATCAGCTATTCGGATTCCGCGAAAAAATATCAAGACGCGCTGAAGAAATTCCAAGATGTTGCCAGCCATTACGGAAATACACGACCCGGACAACTGGCGCACTATTACGCGGCGCTGTGTTTCGAACGCCTGAATCAGGACGCACAGGCAATCAGTCAGCTCTCCTCAGTGCAGAACAGCCCGGACCAAGACTTCGCGGCCATGGCGCGGTTTGAACTGGCGCAGATATATGATCGCGACGGCAAAGGCGACCAGGCAGTACAGTTATACAATGAGCTTATGAAAAACCCTTCGGTACTCGTGCCTGAGCCTGAAGTGATGCTGGCGCTGGCGCAGCATTACCGGCAGACGAATCCGGCGCAGGCCGCGAAGCTGTATAACCAGATCAAAGCGCAATACCCCGATTCAGGCGCCGCGGATCAGGCTGATCAGCAATTGGCGCTCATTCCCGCAGGCAAGTCCTAA
- a CDS encoding cold shock domain-containing protein — MAREQGVVKWFNAAKGYGFIQRQSGEDVFVHFSAIQMDGYKSLNEGQLVEFEVKQGPKGFQAESVTKV; from the coding sequence TTGGCACGAGAACAGGGTGTGGTGAAGTGGTTTAACGCGGCCAAGGGGTACGGATTCATCCAACGGCAGTCGGGCGAAGATGTTTTTGTCCACTTCTCAGCTATCCAAATGGACGGATACAAATCGCTGAACGAGGGCCAGCTCGTGGAATTTGAGGTGAAACAAGGGCCCAAGGGGTTCCAGGCCGAAAGCGTAACAAAGGTCTAG
- a CDS encoding nuclear transport factor 2 family protein, whose amino-acid sequence MKHTKSKILGLACLFVLLAAPSWAAGSCSLPQLANQRENAATIQHLEHAWSMAFLTGDTQLEGCLLSPDYREIRRNGELKYLRDELEMAAKNRGKNLKIPRIPEVTVMIHENVAVAYALSSFTAPDGKLRATRSADFFIWKDGEWHAFFSQQTPVAP is encoded by the coding sequence ATGAAGCATACAAAGAGCAAGATCCTGGGATTGGCTTGCCTTTTCGTTTTATTAGCCGCACCTTCGTGGGCAGCCGGTTCGTGCAGTCTGCCGCAGCTTGCCAACCAGCGCGAGAACGCGGCAACCATTCAACATCTGGAACATGCGTGGTCGATGGCCTTCCTCACAGGAGATACGCAACTTGAGGGCTGTTTGCTGAGTCCGGACTACAGGGAAATTCGCCGCAACGGAGAGTTGAAGTATCTTCGCGACGAACTGGAAATGGCGGCGAAGAATCGCGGCAAAAACCTGAAAATTCCGCGAATCCCTGAAGTCACGGTCATGATCCACGAGAACGTGGCGGTTGCCTACGCGCTATCCAGTTTTACCGCTCCTGACGGCAAGCTGAGGGCAACGAGATCCGCGGATTTTTTCATCTGGAAAGACGGCGAATGGCACGCATTCTTCTCGCAGCAAACTCCCGTGGCCCCGTGA